The following are from one region of the Corynebacterium hindlerae genome:
- the thiC gene encoding phosphomethylpyrimidine synthase ThiC — protein sequence MITTGPIYRSEKVYQEVSFEGHTLKIPARRIGLTTGEHFDVYDTSGPYTLEDPQLDLEKGLSPVRTWEPAEAVPASEEHPELRVQTQLAWARAGIITPEMAFCAAREGFSPEFVRSEVAAGRAVICANRKHPELEPMIIGKAFAVKINANIGNSAVTSSIDEEVEKMVWATRWGADTIMDLSTGKDIHETREWILRNSPVPVGTVPIYQALEKVKGDPTKLTWEIYRDTIIEQCEQGVDYMTVHAGVLLRYIPLAADRVTGIVSRGGSIMAAWCLKEHRESFLYENFAELCDILAQYDVTFSLGDGLRPGSIADANDEAQLAELRTLGELTLIARSRGVQVMIEGPGHVPMHKIPVNVEWEEDWCHGAPFYTLGPLATDIAPGYDHITSAIGAAIIGQAGTAMLCYVTPKEHLGLPNRDDVKVGVITYKIAAHAADLAKQHPRAQERDDALSRARFEFRWHDQFALALDPDTALSYHDETLPAEPAKTAHFCSMCGPKFCSMKISQDVRDYAAEHGLETVEAIEAGMKEKSAEFAESGSRVYLPVVES from the coding sequence ATGATCACCACTGGACCCATTTACCGCAGCGAAAAGGTCTACCAGGAGGTGTCCTTCGAGGGACACACCCTGAAAATTCCAGCTCGACGCATCGGCCTCACGACTGGCGAACATTTCGACGTGTACGACACCTCAGGCCCGTACACGCTCGAAGATCCGCAGCTGGATCTGGAAAAGGGATTGTCGCCAGTTCGTACCTGGGAGCCAGCGGAAGCAGTACCGGCTTCCGAAGAGCACCCAGAACTTCGCGTTCAAACTCAGCTCGCGTGGGCGCGAGCCGGGATCATCACCCCGGAGATGGCATTCTGCGCGGCACGCGAGGGATTCTCGCCGGAGTTCGTGCGATCCGAAGTAGCCGCGGGGCGGGCCGTGATCTGCGCGAACCGTAAGCACCCGGAGCTGGAGCCGATGATCATCGGTAAGGCGTTCGCGGTGAAGATCAACGCCAACATCGGCAATTCCGCCGTCACCTCATCCATCGATGAGGAAGTGGAGAAAATGGTGTGGGCGACGCGCTGGGGCGCGGACACCATCATGGACCTTTCCACAGGCAAGGACATTCACGAAACCCGCGAATGGATCCTACGCAACTCCCCAGTACCTGTGGGAACGGTGCCGATCTACCAGGCGCTCGAAAAAGTTAAGGGCGACCCAACAAAATTGACCTGGGAGATCTACCGCGACACCATCATTGAACAGTGCGAACAGGGCGTCGACTACATGACCGTCCACGCCGGCGTACTCCTGCGCTACATCCCGCTGGCCGCCGACCGCGTCACTGGCATCGTCTCTCGCGGCGGCTCCATCATGGCTGCCTGGTGTCTGAAAGAGCACCGCGAATCCTTCCTGTACGAAAACTTCGCCGAGCTCTGCGACATCCTCGCTCAGTATGACGTCACCTTCTCCCTCGGCGACGGTCTGCGTCCAGGTTCCATCGCGGACGCCAATGACGAAGCTCAGCTGGCAGAACTGCGCACGTTGGGCGAACTGACTCTCATCGCGCGCTCCCGCGGCGTCCAGGTCATGATCGAAGGCCCCGGCCACGTTCCGATGCACAAGATCCCAGTCAACGTCGAATGGGAAGAGGACTGGTGCCACGGCGCACCTTTCTACACCCTGGGGCCCCTGGCGACAGACATTGCACCAGGCTACGACCACATCACCTCCGCGATCGGCGCTGCGATCATCGGCCAGGCTGGGACCGCGATGTTGTGTTACGTCACCCCGAAGGAACACCTCGGGTTGCCGAACCGCGATGACGTGAAGGTCGGCGTTATCACCTATAAGATCGCCGCCCACGCGGCGGACCTGGCGAAGCAGCACCCGCGTGCCCAGGAGCGAGACGATGCGCTGTCTCGCGCGAGGTTCGAATTCCGCTGGCATGACCAGTTCGCGTTGGCTCTGGATCCGGACACCGCACTGTCTTATCACGACGAGACCCTCCCAGCAGAGCCTGCGAAGACGGCGCATTTCTGCTCGATGTGTGGTCCGAAGTTCTGCTCCATGAAGATCTCGCAGGATGTGCGGGACTATGCGGCGGAGCATGGGCTTGAGACTGTGGAGGCCATTGAGGCGGGCATGAAGGAGAAGTCGGCGGAGTTTGCTGAGTCGGGTTCTCGCGTGTACTTGCCGGTGGTGGAGAGCTAG
- a CDS encoding energy-coupling factor ABC transporter permease: MHIAEGFLPVEHCVAWGAAATPFVVYGAYAVNKQIKERPETGMLLGAAGAFTFVLSALKIPSVTGSSSHPTGTGLGAVLFKPPVMAFIGTIVLLFQAILLAHGGLTTLGANVFSMAIVGPWVAYAVWKLLGSKSPELAMFSAAFLGNFATYCVTALQLAAAHHAAGFANAAGTFLALYAPTQVPLSIVEGIVSVLIFRSLRQIAKKELTVLGIPVAAPKREMVAA; the protein is encoded by the coding sequence ATGCATATTGCCGAGGGATTTCTCCCCGTCGAGCATTGCGTAGCCTGGGGTGCGGCTGCCACCCCCTTTGTTGTTTATGGTGCTTACGCAGTCAACAAACAGATCAAGGAACGTCCAGAAACCGGCATGCTGTTGGGTGCTGCCGGTGCTTTTACCTTCGTGCTGAGCGCGTTGAAGATCCCGTCCGTGACCGGTTCTTCCTCCCACCCCACCGGCACTGGCCTCGGAGCGGTGTTGTTCAAACCACCGGTGATGGCGTTCATCGGTACCATTGTCCTGCTGTTCCAAGCAATTTTGCTGGCGCACGGTGGCCTCACCACCCTGGGGGCAAACGTGTTCTCCATGGCGATCGTGGGCCCGTGGGTAGCGTACGCGGTGTGGAAGCTCCTGGGATCCAAGTCCCCTGAGCTGGCCATGTTCTCCGCTGCATTCCTCGGCAACTTCGCCACCTACTGCGTTACCGCGCTGCAGTTGGCGGCAGCACACCATGCTGCTGGTTTCGCTAACGCCGCCGGAACCTTCCTGGCGCTGTACGCCCCAACTCAGGTGCCACTGTCCATCGTGGAAGGCATCGTGTCCGTGCTGATCTTCCGCAGCCTGCGTCAGATCGCGAAGAAGGAACTGACCGTTCTGGGCATCCCTGTGGCTGCCCCGAAGCGAGAGATGGTGGCAGCCTAA
- a CDS encoding energy-coupling factor ABC transporter ATP-binding protein, translated as MSVLETRDLTFSHDQPVLNGVDLAVAAGERLAILGANGSGKSTLLKLLAGAWQPQSGTVLLDDTPMEYTRRGRDHVRRNVQLVLQEPDEQIFATTVAEDVSFGPVNMGLEESDVDKRVREALATCEITGLADRVPHQLSYGQRKLVALAGALAMQPRVLLLDEPTAGLDPVASDRLLATLLQLNDAGTTIVISTHEIDFAYAFAASVGVLVDGTIRSGDRTLLTDPSLLAAARLRPPWAPLVSEKIGKAVERVEDLLG; from the coding sequence ATGTCTGTTCTAGAGACCCGTGACCTGACTTTTTCCCACGATCAGCCTGTGCTGAACGGGGTCGACCTAGCCGTGGCAGCGGGGGAACGCCTCGCGATCCTCGGTGCGAATGGCTCCGGGAAGTCCACGCTGCTCAAGCTGTTAGCGGGGGCGTGGCAGCCTCAATCTGGCACGGTTTTGCTCGATGACACGCCGATGGAGTACACCAGGCGCGGCCGGGACCATGTGCGCCGCAATGTGCAGCTTGTGCTGCAGGAACCCGATGAACAAATCTTCGCCACCACGGTTGCGGAGGACGTGTCTTTCGGCCCCGTGAACATGGGATTGGAGGAGTCGGACGTCGATAAGCGCGTGCGTGAGGCGCTGGCCACCTGCGAAATCACTGGCCTTGCTGACCGCGTCCCCCACCAGCTTTCCTACGGCCAACGCAAACTCGTGGCGCTGGCCGGTGCGCTGGCGATGCAGCCACGCGTCCTCCTTCTCGACGAGCCGACCGCCGGCCTCGACCCCGTCGCCTCCGACCGCCTGCTAGCCACGCTGCTGCAGCTTAACGACGCCGGAACAACCATCGTCATCTCCACGCACGAAATCGACTTCGCCTACGCTTTCGCAGCGTCGGTGGGAGTCCTCGTTGACGGGACGATCCGCTCTGGTGACCGAACCCTCCTTACCGACCCATCGCTGCTGGCCGCGGCGCGTCTGCGCCCACCGTGGGCGCCACTGGTATCAGAAAAAATCGGAAAAGCCGTCGAACGGGTGGAAGATCTATTAGGGTAG
- a CDS encoding electron transfer flavoprotein subunit alpha/FixB family protein yields the protein MTYVLAAGSHTLELIAAAQVLGDVTVVSFDEEQYPANIVRCSAEGRVVMPAVDALSMLAAQNPQPIVLLADSVGNEIAGRLAARLASGVLTNVVGINADRTAQLSIFGDTISGTAAVGGTSPIYTIRPGSVTPVHPGSGAVTTMELPAAGVMDAQVTGFTPAVEGERPELATAKVVVSGGRGVGESGFAEYVEPLADALGGAVGATRDAVDDGQYPAQYQVGQTGVTVSPDLYIALGISGAIQHTSGMQTSKKIIAVNNDEDAPIFKIADLGVVGDVEDIIPELLKKF from the coding sequence GTGACGTACGTACTCGCAGCAGGGTCCCACACCCTGGAACTGATCGCGGCTGCCCAGGTGCTGGGCGATGTCACCGTCGTGTCCTTTGACGAGGAACAGTACCCCGCCAACATTGTCCGCTGCTCCGCCGAGGGGCGCGTAGTGATGCCGGCGGTGGATGCGCTGTCCATGCTCGCGGCCCAGAACCCGCAGCCGATTGTGCTGCTCGCGGACTCCGTGGGCAACGAGATCGCCGGTCGTCTCGCTGCCCGTCTCGCCTCCGGCGTGCTCACCAACGTGGTGGGCATCAACGCGGACCGTACCGCGCAACTGTCCATCTTCGGCGACACCATCTCCGGCACCGCAGCGGTGGGTGGCACCAGCCCGATCTACACCATCCGCCCCGGCTCTGTCACCCCGGTACACCCCGGTTCCGGTGCGGTGACCACCATGGAACTCCCAGCAGCTGGCGTTATGGATGCTCAAGTAACTGGCTTCACCCCGGCTGTTGAGGGGGAGCGCCCTGAACTGGCGACCGCTAAGGTCGTGGTGTCTGGTGGGCGCGGCGTCGGCGAGAGTGGCTTCGCAGAGTACGTTGAGCCGCTTGCCGACGCCCTGGGCGGCGCCGTGGGTGCCACCCGCGACGCGGTCGACGACGGCCAGTACCCAGCTCAGTACCAGGTGGGACAAACCGGTGTGACGGTGTCGCCAGATCTATACATCGCGCTCGGTATCTCGGGAGCCATCCAGCACACCTCGGGTATGCAGACCTCGAAGAAGATCATCGCTGTGAACAACGACGAGGACGCCCCGATCTTTAAGATCGCCGACCTCGGTGTCGTCGGCGACGTGGAAGACATCATCCCTGAGCTGCTGAAGAAGTTCTAG
- a CDS encoding electron transfer flavoprotein subunit beta/FixA family protein, producing the protein MPAIVVLVKNVPDTWSTKTLNEDFTLHREGVDEVIDEINEYAVEQALRIREANPGHEVIALSAGPFRAQEALRKALAMGADKAVLLSDAALAGSDVLGTAWALTSAINTLGDVQLIVAGNASSDGAMGALPGILAEYRQIPSLTNLSSVAVADGVVSGVKEAPEGSYQLQASLPALISVTEKTDKPRFPNFKGIMAAKKADIAVLTLAEVGVDPSQVGLANAATAVTAAEPRPERDGGEMVYTDGAERIYQFIQEAIK; encoded by the coding sequence ATGCCCGCTATTGTGGTCCTGGTAAAGAATGTGCCGGACACCTGGTCAACAAAGACACTGAATGAGGACTTCACCCTCCACCGCGAGGGCGTCGATGAGGTTATCGACGAAATCAACGAATACGCCGTGGAGCAGGCACTACGCATCCGCGAAGCGAACCCCGGACACGAGGTAATCGCACTATCCGCTGGCCCATTCCGGGCGCAGGAGGCGCTGCGGAAGGCGCTCGCGATGGGGGCGGACAAGGCCGTGCTGCTTTCCGACGCCGCCCTTGCCGGATCCGACGTGCTCGGCACGGCGTGGGCCCTGACCAGCGCGATCAATACTCTGGGTGATGTCCAGCTGATCGTCGCCGGGAACGCCTCGTCCGACGGCGCGATGGGGGCGCTGCCGGGAATCCTCGCGGAGTACCGTCAGATTCCATCGCTCACGAACCTGTCCTCCGTTGCCGTAGCCGACGGCGTGGTCTCGGGAGTCAAGGAAGCCCCAGAAGGCTCCTACCAGCTGCAGGCGTCGTTGCCGGCGCTGATCTCTGTGACAGAAAAGACGGACAAGCCGCGGTTCCCTAATTTCAAGGGCATCATGGCTGCAAAGAAAGCCGACATTGCCGTGCTCACCCTGGCGGAAGTGGGGGTCGACCCTTCGCAAGTGGGACTGGCCAACGCCGCAACGGCTGTCACCGCAGCTGAGCCACGCCCGGAGCGCGACGGTGGGGAAATGGTGTACACCGACGGCGCAGAGCGCATCTACCAGTTCATTCAGGAGGCCATCAAGTGA
- a CDS encoding energy-coupling factor ABC transporter substrate-binding protein — MKNLVLVIVAGVLIMFPMFFNFGDPDAEEQFVGTDAGAETLVEEANPDYEPWFESVAGELPGEVESGRFALQAGLGAGLLGYVLGVFRGRTQRAEESAAV; from the coding sequence ATGAAGAACCTAGTTTTGGTCATCGTGGCCGGCGTTCTGATCATGTTCCCGATGTTCTTCAATTTCGGTGACCCGGACGCTGAAGAACAATTCGTGGGCACCGACGCGGGTGCGGAAACCTTGGTGGAAGAGGCTAACCCTGATTATGAACCATGGTTCGAATCTGTTGCTGGTGAACTGCCAGGAGAAGTGGAGTCCGGCCGGTTCGCGCTGCAAGCTGGTCTTGGTGCTGGCCTGCTCGGTTATGTCCTCGGTGTGTTCCGTGGCCGTACCCAGCGTGCTGAGGAATCTGCTGCTGTCTAA
- a CDS encoding serine hydrolase domain-containing protein codes for MKKIVAVLCGLATTALLLVFGPQRVTLASDPTGDPGLAGFMKEHAPRGALELTGFVLDGDQPVFAGLGADEHTEVEIGSVTKTFTAELLRQAVEKGTVQLDTKVSDIIDTHGAPIGSVTLEQLANHEAGLPRNPGLDLVSLFVERNPYGTVTRDDILEMALDAKLKGQGERNYSNLGVAFLGQLIATKDGRTWEEMVQQDIFTPLGMSESYVALIGSAADAPHGLNGRGRVAANWEMDGYAPAGAIRSTAHDMALFAAHVRSVGVPPYVWVHDEAGMWHNGGTGGYRTMLIFDPNGKRVTFVNTNTPASVDILGERMLQWS; via the coding sequence ATGAAGAAAATTGTGGCCGTACTGTGCGGCCTCGCCACCACTGCCCTGCTATTAGTCTTTGGACCACAGCGAGTTACCCTCGCCAGCGACCCGACGGGAGACCCGGGGCTCGCTGGGTTCATGAAAGAGCACGCTCCACGAGGAGCACTCGAATTGACCGGCTTCGTTCTTGACGGCGATCAACCAGTGTTTGCCGGACTCGGAGCCGACGAACATACGGAAGTAGAAATTGGATCAGTGACCAAGACCTTCACTGCGGAATTGCTGCGGCAGGCCGTCGAGAAGGGCACTGTTCAGCTAGACACCAAGGTCTCCGACATCATCGACACGCACGGCGCCCCCATCGGTTCCGTTACGTTAGAGCAGCTCGCCAACCATGAGGCGGGCTTGCCACGTAATCCAGGATTGGATTTGGTTTCCTTGTTTGTTGAGCGTAACCCCTATGGAACGGTGACGCGCGACGACATTTTAGAGATGGCTCTCGATGCAAAACTCAAGGGCCAAGGCGAGCGCAACTACTCGAACCTGGGGGTGGCTTTTCTTGGACAGTTAATAGCGACCAAAGACGGCCGAACATGGGAAGAGATGGTGCAACAAGATATCTTCACACCGCTAGGCATGTCTGAGTCTTACGTTGCTTTGATTGGTAGCGCCGCTGATGCACCGCACGGGCTAAATGGCCGTGGCCGCGTGGCCGCGAACTGGGAGATGGACGGCTATGCCCCTGCTGGCGCCATCCGCTCCACCGCCCACGACATGGCACTGTTTGCCGCACATGTGCGTTCTGTTGGAGTGCCCCCTTACGTCTGGGTGCACGATGAAGCCGGAATGTGGCACAACGGCGGTACTGGAGGTTATCGAACGATGTTGATATTCGACCCCAACGGAAAGCGAGTTACCTTCGTGAACACCAACACTCCAGCAAGCGTCGATATCTTGGGAGAAAGGATGCTGCAGTGGTCTTAG
- a CDS encoding HNH endonuclease signature motif containing protein yields MKFGESSTLTQVKELLQHSIDFGEPFEHFPALLEIKELIARLETDMASGYERNKLERAGVSASEARRIHRRSLNPWGEGVPVEHQDLILSALEKLSSASKRRTEIYNLAAASAAESSPKATHAYAKKLVREENRRLAKDPHEAYNQRRFQLREQDEHGGCSFHGYAPAAHAALLKSLMDDAWRAEQATEDRRKDDNRTVAQRHADNFFQVLRWASATRIDQVGHCSLVIGVTEEHEFNWEAKFGSHVGIDLTLFDLKLLDGHRIVDYIVVHDHHGAVKKLVTAGRSATFYQRLAMFSRDGCCAYPGCNESISRCESHHVVPWARGGPTSIDNLAPLCPKHHGWNDDSAIEAHIAMVLSRYPVLVDSAGKHHRNNSPQARRSNGRRLTEDN; encoded by the coding sequence ATGAAATTCGGGGAATCTTCAACACTTACCCAGGTCAAGGAGTTACTTCAACACTCCATTGACTTCGGTGAGCCTTTCGAACATTTCCCCGCATTGCTGGAGATCAAGGAGCTGATTGCCCGGCTCGAAACAGACATGGCTTCGGGGTATGAGCGCAACAAATTGGAACGTGCTGGGGTGTCGGCTAGCGAAGCCCGCCGCATTCACCGACGCTCCCTGAATCCCTGGGGGGAAGGTGTCCCAGTTGAGCACCAAGACCTCATTTTGTCGGCTCTAGAGAAACTAAGCTCAGCATCCAAACGGCGCACCGAGATTTACAACCTCGCCGCAGCCTCCGCCGCCGAGTCCTCCCCCAAGGCAACACACGCCTACGCCAAGAAACTTGTCCGCGAAGAAAACCGGCGCCTGGCCAAGGATCCACACGAAGCCTACAACCAGCGCCGTTTCCAGCTACGCGAACAAGACGAGCACGGTGGCTGCAGCTTCCACGGCTACGCACCAGCGGCCCACGCCGCACTCCTGAAATCACTCATGGATGACGCCTGGCGCGCGGAACAGGCCACCGAGGACCGACGCAAAGACGACAACCGAACCGTAGCCCAACGACACGCAGACAATTTCTTCCAAGTGTTGCGCTGGGCTTCCGCCACCCGCATCGACCAGGTCGGGCACTGCTCCCTCGTCATCGGCGTCACCGAAGAACACGAATTCAACTGGGAAGCGAAGTTCGGCAGCCACGTCGGCATCGACCTCACCCTCTTCGACCTCAAACTGCTCGACGGCCACCGCATCGTTGACTACATCGTGGTCCACGATCACCACGGCGCAGTGAAAAAGCTAGTAACAGCCGGCCGATCAGCCACCTTCTACCAGCGTCTGGCAATGTTCTCCCGAGATGGATGCTGCGCTTACCCAGGCTGCAACGAATCGATCAGCCGCTGCGAATCCCACCACGTCGTACCGTGGGCGCGAGGCGGACCAACCAGTATCGACAACCTCGCCCCACTCTGCCCGAAACACCACGGCTGGAACGACGACAGCGCCATCGAAGCACACATCGCAATGGTGCTCAGTAGATACCCCGTGTTGGTCGATAGCGCCGGAAAACACCACAGAAACAACAGCCCGCAAGCCCGAAGATCCAACGGCCGCAGGCTGACCGAAGACAACTAA
- a CDS encoding CbiQ family ECF transporter T component translates to MNALELAAARSRWAHVNVGEKSLLIVLLFIAISVSGIKLAVIAAITLVMAVAAGINWKLYLGLVGAPATFIALGLGPLIFSITSGGLIMVPGGVAHAGEVLARSVVGMGITMLFALTTPMSEILMFARRRHLPESLVHVTGLIYRLVGALVVTAKTMWEAQAARLGHSSTRRWVGSVAGQAASLFVLSFARARALQEGLELRADPTAMKVRTVARPVNWLRACGAVIVMSLLCLF, encoded by the coding sequence ATGAATGCCCTGGAACTAGCCGCTGCTAGGAGCCGCTGGGCGCACGTGAATGTGGGCGAAAAAAGCCTGCTCATCGTACTGCTGTTTATTGCGATCTCGGTTTCCGGTATCAAACTCGCAGTGATCGCCGCTATCACCTTGGTGATGGCGGTCGCTGCTGGGATCAACTGGAAACTGTACCTGGGTCTGGTCGGGGCCCCGGCGACGTTCATCGCGCTGGGCCTCGGCCCGCTCATTTTCTCCATTACCTCCGGCGGGTTGATCATGGTCCCAGGAGGGGTGGCGCACGCCGGTGAGGTGTTGGCTAGGTCCGTGGTGGGCATGGGAATCACCATGTTGTTTGCGCTGACCACCCCGATGTCCGAGATCCTCATGTTCGCGCGTCGTCGGCACCTTCCGGAGTCGCTCGTGCACGTCACGGGCCTGATATACCGCCTGGTGGGTGCCCTGGTGGTGACGGCGAAGACGATGTGGGAGGCCCAGGCCGCCCGGCTCGGGCATAGCAGTACCCGCCGGTGGGTGGGTTCGGTTGCGGGCCAAGCAGCGTCGCTATTTGTGCTGTCCTTTGCCAGGGCTCGGGCGCTGCAAGAAGGATTGGAACTGCGGGCGGATCCCACCGCGATGAAAGTGCGTACTGTGGCGCGCCCCGTGAACTGGCTCCGTGCCTGCGGCGCCGTGATTGTGATGAGTTTATTATGTCTGTTCTAG
- a CDS encoding disulfide bond formation protein B: protein MFDAKVFRFILAAAVFIIMAFPVGVANIYLGFINGESPCILCGNERFGMVLIGALGVFILRYGARMRYMVTLLLVAFYYLYTTVRHWGGRANADLGQGFGDAVLGVHTYTWGILVYWVVIGVLAVGFIFIGKDKVLAQEFISTEVNVKKFSPATKFVTIVAILITCTNCLQFLIGNGIPPYAGAGDPARFTFNIAQTAKYWDKEHQYESLGDIRLHKFNAPDPHKGIEFDTSPLVGKETLELAGTQEIGFPVAGFRGKGRAAGIAYDSDNDKFGLVSSDGGFYYTDENFKEYSSFARVDVPNGSDIHNTVDAAYFKPGGLVAIAQNKTIYGAVIQDEVDEKIAWKDFTDTSGDIMPIFDSKGRPELRTIRARMAYTLSVASESTADTFVTLSVPHERSKQVVISEFSKADNKLIREGVLDAEGVYPVGADLHDGLLYVLSKEHNSLLTIDIADFSVKEIRNLPELGDVRDVAVSGKSAFVLAHDGDRDLVHELKIS, encoded by the coding sequence ATGTTCGATGCAAAGGTTTTCCGTTTTATTCTGGCCGCAGCGGTCTTTATTATCATGGCGTTTCCGGTGGGCGTCGCAAACATCTACCTAGGCTTTATTAATGGTGAATCCCCGTGCATCCTCTGTGGTAACGAGCGCTTTGGTATGGTCCTCATCGGGGCCTTGGGGGTATTTATCCTGCGCTACGGGGCACGTATGCGCTACATGGTAACTCTCCTGTTGGTGGCCTTCTATTATCTGTACACCACGGTGCGCCACTGGGGTGGACGTGCTAATGCTGACCTTGGTCAAGGGTTTGGTGACGCCGTGTTGGGTGTTCACACCTACACCTGGGGCATCCTGGTGTACTGGGTTGTGATTGGTGTTCTCGCGGTTGGTTTCATCTTTATCGGAAAAGATAAGGTGCTGGCGCAGGAATTTATTTCCACTGAGGTGAACGTAAAGAAATTCTCTCCCGCCACTAAATTTGTGACCATCGTCGCCATTCTTATTACGTGCACTAACTGTCTTCAATTTCTCATTGGTAATGGTATTCCTCCCTATGCGGGGGCAGGGGATCCGGCGCGGTTCACTTTTAATATTGCACAAACCGCGAAATACTGGGATAAGGAGCATCAGTATGAATCTCTTGGTGACATTCGGCTACACAAATTTAATGCACCCGACCCGCATAAAGGTATTGAGTTTGATACCAGCCCACTAGTAGGAAAAGAAACCTTGGAGCTGGCCGGTACTCAGGAGATCGGTTTCCCCGTCGCAGGCTTCCGTGGAAAAGGTCGTGCTGCTGGTATCGCCTATGATTCCGACAATGACAAGTTTGGTCTGGTCTCCTCCGATGGTGGCTTTTACTACACTGACGAGAATTTTAAAGAGTACTCCTCGTTTGCCCGGGTGGACGTTCCTAATGGCTCCGATATTCACAACACCGTAGATGCGGCCTACTTTAAACCAGGCGGTTTGGTTGCGATTGCGCAGAACAAAACGATCTACGGTGCTGTGATTCAAGATGAAGTGGATGAGAAGATTGCCTGGAAGGATTTCACTGATACTTCAGGCGACATCATGCCGATCTTCGACTCGAAGGGGCGTCCGGAGCTGCGGACTATTCGGGCTCGGATGGCCTACACGTTGTCAGTCGCTTCGGAAAGCACGGCAGACACATTTGTCACTCTCAGTGTTCCGCATGAGCGCTCTAAGCAGGTGGTTATATCGGAGTTTTCTAAAGCGGACAACAAGCTGATCCGGGAAGGGGTGTTGGACGCCGAAGGGGTGTATCCGGTGGGTGCAGACCTGCACGACGGACTCCTGTATGTCCTGTCTAAGGAACACAACAGTCTCTTAACCATTGATATTGCGGACTTTAGTGTGAAAGAGATTCGAAACCTGCCTGAGCTTGGCGATGTTCGCGACGTGGCGGTATCCGGAAAGAGCGCCTTTGTGCTTGCACACGATGGTGACCGTGATTTAGTTCATGAGCTAAAGATTTCCTAG
- a CDS encoding cysteine desulfurase family protein has translation MYFDHAATTPIRQVARDAWLAASEFLNPAGQYAAGRAANRALSEAREAVASLLDCEPIEVIFTGSGTEADNLAIQGLFRQSELSRVVSTEIEHPAVLETVAALGADVAMLPLTDGRVSSFEPLAEPAALATCMWANNETGILQPVHELVEAAGQTPVHVDAVQAVGHIPVSFASLGATTLAASAHKFGGPRGVGILLARRSGLAPTLYGGGQQRGIRPGTIDVAGAVATAAALREAVAEIDTEQARLSELRDRLRAGIELIDGAVIHSTGDLLPGHLHVSFPGAEGDSLIMLLDMLGVAASTGSACASGVNRASHVLLAMGVPEEVARGALRLTLGRTTTSDEVEFLLAHLGGIARQAREAGMAI, from the coding sequence GTGTATTTCGATCACGCTGCTACCACACCGATCCGCCAGGTAGCGCGAGATGCCTGGCTAGCGGCCTCCGAGTTTCTCAACCCCGCCGGCCAGTACGCGGCGGGGAGGGCGGCGAACCGGGCGTTATCCGAGGCCCGGGAAGCGGTGGCCTCCCTGCTGGACTGCGAGCCGATCGAAGTCATTTTCACCGGTTCCGGTACTGAGGCCGACAACCTGGCCATTCAGGGCCTGTTTCGGCAGTCGGAGCTTAGCCGCGTGGTCTCCACCGAGATCGAACACCCGGCGGTGCTGGAAACCGTGGCGGCCCTTGGCGCGGACGTTGCGATGCTGCCACTTACCGACGGACGGGTGTCCTCCTTCGAGCCATTGGCCGAGCCTGCGGCCCTGGCCACCTGCATGTGGGCGAACAACGAAACGGGCATCCTCCAGCCGGTCCATGAGCTGGTTGAGGCAGCGGGGCAGACCCCGGTACATGTGGACGCGGTGCAGGCAGTGGGGCACATCCCTGTGTCCTTTGCTTCGCTCGGCGCCACCACACTGGCTGCCTCTGCGCACAAGTTCGGCGGGCCGAGGGGCGTCGGGATCCTGCTGGCGCGCCGCTCCGGGCTGGCACCCACCCTGTACGGTGGCGGCCAGCAGCGAGGGATCCGCCCCGGCACCATCGACGTGGCGGGAGCCGTGGCAACGGCAGCGGCTTTGCGCGAGGCAGTGGCGGAGATCGACACAGAACAGGCACGGCTGTCCGAGCTGCGTGATCGGCTCCGCGCAGGCATCGAGCTTATCGACGGCGCAGTCATCCATTCAACGGGCGACCTCCTACCGGGACACCTGCACGTTTCTTTCCCAGGGGCCGAAGGCGACAGCCTGATCATGCTTTTAGACATGCTCGGAGTGGCGGCGTCCACGGGATCGGCGTGTGCGAGTGGCGTGAACCGCGCGAGCCACGTCCTGCTCGCCATGGGGGTGCCTGAGGAGGTGGCGCGGGGCGCCTTGCGGCTGACCCTCGGTCGGACAACCACGTCGGATGAAGTCGAGTTTTTACTAGCCCACTTGGGGGGAATAGCCCGTCAAGCCCGAGAAGCGGGAATGGCAATCTGA